In one window of Brassica rapa cultivar Chiifu-401-42 chromosome A07, CAAS_Brap_v3.01, whole genome shotgun sequence DNA:
- the LOC103832489 gene encoding N-terminal acetyltransferase A complex auxiliary subunit NAA15 isoform X1, with protein MGASLPTKEANLFKLIVTLVTLIAASYISLLPLFVSQLLGKLKSYETKQYKKGLKAADAILKKFPSHGETLSMKGLTLNCMDRKTEAYELVRLGVKNDIKSHVCWHVLGLLYRSDIEYREAIKCYRNALRIDPDNLEILRDLSLLQAQMRDLSGFVETRQQLLTLKPNHRMNWIGFAVSQHLNSNASKAVEILEAFEGTLEDDYPPENELCEHTEMILYKVSLLEESGAFDKALEELHKKESKIVDKLSYKEQEVSLLSKLGRLEEAKKLYRVLLSMNPDNYRYYEGLQKCLELYSENGQYSSDQIEKLNALYQSLSEQYTRSSAVKRIPLDFLQDESFKEAVGKYIKPLLTKGVPSLFSDLSSLYDHPRKPDILEQLLIEMENSIKTTRSYPGSDVKEPPSTLLWILFFLAQHYDKRGQYDVALGKIDEAIAHTPTVIDLYSVKSRIMKHAGDLTAAAALADEARCMDLADRYINSECVKRMLQADQVTLAEKTAVLFTKEGDQINNLHDMQCMWYDLASGDSYYRQGDLGRALKKFLAVEKHYSDIHEDQFDFHSYCLRKMTLRSYVDMLKFQDRLHSFPYFHKAAVKAIRCYLKLHDSPKSTAEEDEMSKLAPAQKKKIKKQKKAEARAKKEAEGKSEESTASVVSKSGKRNVKPVDPDPHGEKLIQVEEPMAEASKYLRLLQKHSSNSLETHLLSFEVNMRKQKFLLAFQAVKQLLKLDAENPDSHRSLIKFSLKTGSTSAPTTEAEKLRWSVLEAERPSISQLQNKSLVEANKEFLARHEVSLVHRAAYAEMLYRLDPSKKTESIKVIEDSTKKVVQPNGALGLAREWKLKDCIAVHKLLDTVLLDSEAASRWKTRCAEYFPCSTYFEGKHSSMIPDSVYNSSRKSNENGDTPSHPMGQTEFSDGQLEAIKSLSVST; from the exons ATGGGGGCTTCGCTTCCTACTAAAGAGGCTAACCTCTTCAAGCTCATCGTC ACTCTGGTGACCTTGATCGCAGCTTCATATATAAGCTTATTGCCCCTTTTCGTCTCCCAATTGCTCGGCAAACTA AAATCTTATGAGACTAAGCAGTACAAGAAAGGACTCAAGGCTGCTGATGCCATCTTAAAAAAGTTTCCTTCTCATGGCG AGACTTTATCGATGAAAGGACTGACTCTAAATTGTATGGACCGCAAAACTGAAGCATATGAGCTTGTTCGGCTTGGAGTCAAG AATGACATCAAAAGCCATGTTTGCTGGCATGTACTTGGTCTCCTATACCGTTCAGACATCGAGTATAGAGAGGCCATCAAGTGCTACCGAAATGCTCTTAGAATAGATCCTGATAACCTTGAAATACTCAGAGACCTCTCACTCTTGCAG GCACAAATGCGGGACTTATCTGGTTTTGTTGAGACCAGGCAGCAGCTTTTGACTTTGAAGCCTAATCATCGAATGAACTGGATTGGCTTTGCAGTCTCCCAGCATTTAAACTCAAA TGCTTCTAAAGCTGTTGAAATTTTGGAAGCGTTTGAAGGCACCCTAGAGGATGATTATCCTCCTGAGAACGAGCTATGTGAACACACCGAAATGATCCTATACAAG GTTTCCTTACTTGAGGAGAGCGGTGCGTTTGACAAAGCTCTTGAGGAGTTGCACAAAAAAGAGTCGAAAATA GTTGATAAGTTGTCTTACAAAGAACAAGAGGTATCTCTCTTGTCGAAGCTTGGTCGTCTAGAAGAAGCCAAGAAACTCTACAGGGTGTTGCTTTCCATGAACCCCGACAATTATAG ATATTACGAAGGCCTCCAGAAATGTCTTGAATTGTATTCAGAAAATGGTCAATATTCGTCTGATCAAATTGAGAAGTTAAATGCATTGTACCAGTCTCTAAGTGAGCAGTACACTCGCTCATCCGCTGTTAAG AGGATACCATTGGATTTTCTGCAAGATGAAAGTTTTAAGGAGGCTGTAGGAAAGTACATCAAACCTCTGTTGACAAAG GGTGTTCCTTCATTATTTTCTGATCTCTCTTCTCTATATGATCACCCTCGCAAG CCTGATATATTGGAGCAACTACTTATTGAGATGGAAAATTCGATTAAAACTACTAGAAGTTACCCAGGAAG TGATGTGAAAGAACCCCCATCAACTCTATTGTGGATATTGTTTTTCTTGGCTCAG CATTATGACAAGCGTGGTCAGTATGATGTTGCCCTTGGTAAAATTGACGAGGCTATTGCTCATACGCCGACAGTGATTGACCTATACTCCGTTAAG AGCCGAATAATGAAACATGCAGGAGATCTGACTGCCGCTGCCGCACTTGCTGATGAAGCTAGATGCATGGACCTAGCAGATCGCTATATAAACAGTGAATGTGTTAAGCGTATGCTGCAAGCAGATCAG GTGACCTTGGCTGAGAAAACTGCTGTTTTGTTCACAAAAGAGGGGGATCAGATCAACAATCTTCATGACATGCAGTGCATGTG GTATGACCTTGCATCTGGGGATAGCTACTACCGTCAGGGTGATCTTGGACGTGCTCTTAAGAAGTTTTTGGCTGTGGAGAAGCACTATTCCGACATTCATGAAGATCAATTTGATTTCCACTCGTACTGCTTAAGAAAGATGACTTTGCGTTCATATGTTGACATGCTTAAGTTCCAAGACCGATTGCACTCATTCCCATATTTCCACAAAGCAGCAGTCAAAGCTATCAG GTGCTACCTGAAGTTGCATGATTCTCCGAAATCAACTGCCGAAGAAGATGAAATGTCCAAGTTGGCTCCTgctcagaagaagaaaatcaaGAAGCAGAAAAAGGCAGAAGCCCGAGCAAAGAAA GAAGCTGAGGGTAAGAGTGAAGAATCAACTGCCAGTGTTGTCTCCAAGTCTGGCAAACGAAATGTGAAACCTGTAGATCCAGATCCTCATGGGGAAAAGTTAATTCAG GTGGAAGAGCCAATGGCAGAGGCTTCAAAGTACTTGAGACTTCTCCAGAAGCATTCATCTAATTCTTTGGAGACTCATCTACTTTCTTTTGAGGTTAATATGAGAAAACAGAAATTTCTGCTTGCATTCCAG gctGTCAAGCAATTGCTTAAACTGGACGCGGAGAACCCTGATTCACATCGTTCACTG ATTAAATTCTCTCTCAAGACAGGATCGACAAGTGCTCCAACGACTGAAGCTGAGAAACTTCGTTGGAGTGTCCTTGAGGCTGAGCGCCCATCAATCAG TCAATTGCAAAATAAATCACTAGTGGAGGCAAACAAAGAGTTTCTTGCTAGACACGAAG TTTCTTTGGTGCACAGAGCTGCGTACGCAGAAATGTTGTACCGTTTAGATCCAAGCAAGAAAACCGAGTCTATCAAAGTAATTGAAGACTCAACCAAAAAAGTGGTTCAACC GAACGGAGCTCTAGGACTAGCAAGAGAGTGGAAACTCAAAGACTGTATAGCAGTTCATAAGCTTCTAGACACAGTTCTTCTTGACTCGGAAGCTGCCTCCA GATGGAAAACACGGTGCGCAGAGTATTTTCCCTGTTCAACTTACTTTGAAGGCAAGCACAGCTCTATGATACCTGATTCAGTGTACAACTCGTCTCGCAAGAGCAATGAGAATGGCGACACACCAAGCCATCCAATGGGTCAGACTGAATTCAGCGATGGACAACTTGAAGCTATTAAGAGCCTCTCGGTCTCTACCtga
- the LOC103832489 gene encoding N-terminal acetyltransferase A complex auxiliary subunit NAA15 isoform X2, which produces MGASLPTKEANLFKLIVKSYETKQYKKGLKAADAILKKFPSHGETLSMKGLTLNCMDRKTEAYELVRLGVKNDIKSHVCWHVLGLLYRSDIEYREAIKCYRNALRIDPDNLEILRDLSLLQAQMRDLSGFVETRQQLLTLKPNHRMNWIGFAVSQHLNSNASKAVEILEAFEGTLEDDYPPENELCEHTEMILYKVSLLEESGAFDKALEELHKKESKIVDKLSYKEQEVSLLSKLGRLEEAKKLYRVLLSMNPDNYRYYEGLQKCLELYSENGQYSSDQIEKLNALYQSLSEQYTRSSAVKRIPLDFLQDESFKEAVGKYIKPLLTKGVPSLFSDLSSLYDHPRKPDILEQLLIEMENSIKTTRSYPGSDVKEPPSTLLWILFFLAQHYDKRGQYDVALGKIDEAIAHTPTVIDLYSVKSRIMKHAGDLTAAAALADEARCMDLADRYINSECVKRMLQADQVTLAEKTAVLFTKEGDQINNLHDMQCMWYDLASGDSYYRQGDLGRALKKFLAVEKHYSDIHEDQFDFHSYCLRKMTLRSYVDMLKFQDRLHSFPYFHKAAVKAIRCYLKLHDSPKSTAEEDEMSKLAPAQKKKIKKQKKAEARAKKEAEGKSEESTASVVSKSGKRNVKPVDPDPHGEKLIQVEEPMAEASKYLRLLQKHSSNSLETHLLSFEVNMRKQKFLLAFQAVKQLLKLDAENPDSHRSLIKFSLKTGSTSAPTTEAEKLRWSVLEAERPSISQLQNKSLVEANKEFLARHEVSLVHRAAYAEMLYRLDPSKKTESIKVIEDSTKKVVQPNGALGLAREWKLKDCIAVHKLLDTVLLDSEAASRWKTRCAEYFPCSTYFEGKHSSMIPDSVYNSSRKSNENGDTPSHPMGQTEFSDGQLEAIKSLSVST; this is translated from the exons ATGGGGGCTTCGCTTCCTACTAAAGAGGCTAACCTCTTCAAGCTCATCGTC AAATCTTATGAGACTAAGCAGTACAAGAAAGGACTCAAGGCTGCTGATGCCATCTTAAAAAAGTTTCCTTCTCATGGCG AGACTTTATCGATGAAAGGACTGACTCTAAATTGTATGGACCGCAAAACTGAAGCATATGAGCTTGTTCGGCTTGGAGTCAAG AATGACATCAAAAGCCATGTTTGCTGGCATGTACTTGGTCTCCTATACCGTTCAGACATCGAGTATAGAGAGGCCATCAAGTGCTACCGAAATGCTCTTAGAATAGATCCTGATAACCTTGAAATACTCAGAGACCTCTCACTCTTGCAG GCACAAATGCGGGACTTATCTGGTTTTGTTGAGACCAGGCAGCAGCTTTTGACTTTGAAGCCTAATCATCGAATGAACTGGATTGGCTTTGCAGTCTCCCAGCATTTAAACTCAAA TGCTTCTAAAGCTGTTGAAATTTTGGAAGCGTTTGAAGGCACCCTAGAGGATGATTATCCTCCTGAGAACGAGCTATGTGAACACACCGAAATGATCCTATACAAG GTTTCCTTACTTGAGGAGAGCGGTGCGTTTGACAAAGCTCTTGAGGAGTTGCACAAAAAAGAGTCGAAAATA GTTGATAAGTTGTCTTACAAAGAACAAGAGGTATCTCTCTTGTCGAAGCTTGGTCGTCTAGAAGAAGCCAAGAAACTCTACAGGGTGTTGCTTTCCATGAACCCCGACAATTATAG ATATTACGAAGGCCTCCAGAAATGTCTTGAATTGTATTCAGAAAATGGTCAATATTCGTCTGATCAAATTGAGAAGTTAAATGCATTGTACCAGTCTCTAAGTGAGCAGTACACTCGCTCATCCGCTGTTAAG AGGATACCATTGGATTTTCTGCAAGATGAAAGTTTTAAGGAGGCTGTAGGAAAGTACATCAAACCTCTGTTGACAAAG GGTGTTCCTTCATTATTTTCTGATCTCTCTTCTCTATATGATCACCCTCGCAAG CCTGATATATTGGAGCAACTACTTATTGAGATGGAAAATTCGATTAAAACTACTAGAAGTTACCCAGGAAG TGATGTGAAAGAACCCCCATCAACTCTATTGTGGATATTGTTTTTCTTGGCTCAG CATTATGACAAGCGTGGTCAGTATGATGTTGCCCTTGGTAAAATTGACGAGGCTATTGCTCATACGCCGACAGTGATTGACCTATACTCCGTTAAG AGCCGAATAATGAAACATGCAGGAGATCTGACTGCCGCTGCCGCACTTGCTGATGAAGCTAGATGCATGGACCTAGCAGATCGCTATATAAACAGTGAATGTGTTAAGCGTATGCTGCAAGCAGATCAG GTGACCTTGGCTGAGAAAACTGCTGTTTTGTTCACAAAAGAGGGGGATCAGATCAACAATCTTCATGACATGCAGTGCATGTG GTATGACCTTGCATCTGGGGATAGCTACTACCGTCAGGGTGATCTTGGACGTGCTCTTAAGAAGTTTTTGGCTGTGGAGAAGCACTATTCCGACATTCATGAAGATCAATTTGATTTCCACTCGTACTGCTTAAGAAAGATGACTTTGCGTTCATATGTTGACATGCTTAAGTTCCAAGACCGATTGCACTCATTCCCATATTTCCACAAAGCAGCAGTCAAAGCTATCAG GTGCTACCTGAAGTTGCATGATTCTCCGAAATCAACTGCCGAAGAAGATGAAATGTCCAAGTTGGCTCCTgctcagaagaagaaaatcaaGAAGCAGAAAAAGGCAGAAGCCCGAGCAAAGAAA GAAGCTGAGGGTAAGAGTGAAGAATCAACTGCCAGTGTTGTCTCCAAGTCTGGCAAACGAAATGTGAAACCTGTAGATCCAGATCCTCATGGGGAAAAGTTAATTCAG GTGGAAGAGCCAATGGCAGAGGCTTCAAAGTACTTGAGACTTCTCCAGAAGCATTCATCTAATTCTTTGGAGACTCATCTACTTTCTTTTGAGGTTAATATGAGAAAACAGAAATTTCTGCTTGCATTCCAG gctGTCAAGCAATTGCTTAAACTGGACGCGGAGAACCCTGATTCACATCGTTCACTG ATTAAATTCTCTCTCAAGACAGGATCGACAAGTGCTCCAACGACTGAAGCTGAGAAACTTCGTTGGAGTGTCCTTGAGGCTGAGCGCCCATCAATCAG TCAATTGCAAAATAAATCACTAGTGGAGGCAAACAAAGAGTTTCTTGCTAGACACGAAG TTTCTTTGGTGCACAGAGCTGCGTACGCAGAAATGTTGTACCGTTTAGATCCAAGCAAGAAAACCGAGTCTATCAAAGTAATTGAAGACTCAACCAAAAAAGTGGTTCAACC GAACGGAGCTCTAGGACTAGCAAGAGAGTGGAAACTCAAAGACTGTATAGCAGTTCATAAGCTTCTAGACACAGTTCTTCTTGACTCGGAAGCTGCCTCCA GATGGAAAACACGGTGCGCAGAGTATTTTCCCTGTTCAACTTACTTTGAAGGCAAGCACAGCTCTATGATACCTGATTCAGTGTACAACTCGTCTCGCAAGAGCAATGAGAATGGCGACACACCAAGCCATCCAATGGGTCAGACTGAATTCAGCGATGGACAACTTGAAGCTATTAAGAGCCTCTCGGTCTCTACCtga
- the LOC103832489 gene encoding N-terminal acetyltransferase A complex auxiliary subunit NAA15 isoform X3, whose protein sequence is MKGLTLNCMDRKTEAYELVRLGVKNDIKSHVCWHVLGLLYRSDIEYREAIKCYRNALRIDPDNLEILRDLSLLQAQMRDLSGFVETRQQLLTLKPNHRMNWIGFAVSQHLNSNASKAVEILEAFEGTLEDDYPPENELCEHTEMILYKVSLLEESGAFDKALEELHKKESKIVDKLSYKEQEVSLLSKLGRLEEAKKLYRVLLSMNPDNYRYYEGLQKCLELYSENGQYSSDQIEKLNALYQSLSEQYTRSSAVKRIPLDFLQDESFKEAVGKYIKPLLTKGVPSLFSDLSSLYDHPRKPDILEQLLIEMENSIKTTRSYPGSDVKEPPSTLLWILFFLAQHYDKRGQYDVALGKIDEAIAHTPTVIDLYSVKSRIMKHAGDLTAAAALADEARCMDLADRYINSECVKRMLQADQVTLAEKTAVLFTKEGDQINNLHDMQCMWYDLASGDSYYRQGDLGRALKKFLAVEKHYSDIHEDQFDFHSYCLRKMTLRSYVDMLKFQDRLHSFPYFHKAAVKAIRCYLKLHDSPKSTAEEDEMSKLAPAQKKKIKKQKKAEARAKKEAEGKSEESTASVVSKSGKRNVKPVDPDPHGEKLIQVEEPMAEASKYLRLLQKHSSNSLETHLLSFEVNMRKQKFLLAFQAVKQLLKLDAENPDSHRSLIKFSLKTGSTSAPTTEAEKLRWSVLEAERPSISQLQNKSLVEANKEFLARHEVSLVHRAAYAEMLYRLDPSKKTESIKVIEDSTKKVVQPNGALGLAREWKLKDCIAVHKLLDTVLLDSEAASRWKTRCAEYFPCSTYFEGKHSSMIPDSVYNSSRKSNENGDTPSHPMGQTEFSDGQLEAIKSLSVST, encoded by the exons ATGAAAGGACTGACTCTAAATTGTATGGACCGCAAAACTGAAGCATATGAGCTTGTTCGGCTTGGAGTCAAG AATGACATCAAAAGCCATGTTTGCTGGCATGTACTTGGTCTCCTATACCGTTCAGACATCGAGTATAGAGAGGCCATCAAGTGCTACCGAAATGCTCTTAGAATAGATCCTGATAACCTTGAAATACTCAGAGACCTCTCACTCTTGCAG GCACAAATGCGGGACTTATCTGGTTTTGTTGAGACCAGGCAGCAGCTTTTGACTTTGAAGCCTAATCATCGAATGAACTGGATTGGCTTTGCAGTCTCCCAGCATTTAAACTCAAA TGCTTCTAAAGCTGTTGAAATTTTGGAAGCGTTTGAAGGCACCCTAGAGGATGATTATCCTCCTGAGAACGAGCTATGTGAACACACCGAAATGATCCTATACAAG GTTTCCTTACTTGAGGAGAGCGGTGCGTTTGACAAAGCTCTTGAGGAGTTGCACAAAAAAGAGTCGAAAATA GTTGATAAGTTGTCTTACAAAGAACAAGAGGTATCTCTCTTGTCGAAGCTTGGTCGTCTAGAAGAAGCCAAGAAACTCTACAGGGTGTTGCTTTCCATGAACCCCGACAATTATAG ATATTACGAAGGCCTCCAGAAATGTCTTGAATTGTATTCAGAAAATGGTCAATATTCGTCTGATCAAATTGAGAAGTTAAATGCATTGTACCAGTCTCTAAGTGAGCAGTACACTCGCTCATCCGCTGTTAAG AGGATACCATTGGATTTTCTGCAAGATGAAAGTTTTAAGGAGGCTGTAGGAAAGTACATCAAACCTCTGTTGACAAAG GGTGTTCCTTCATTATTTTCTGATCTCTCTTCTCTATATGATCACCCTCGCAAG CCTGATATATTGGAGCAACTACTTATTGAGATGGAAAATTCGATTAAAACTACTAGAAGTTACCCAGGAAG TGATGTGAAAGAACCCCCATCAACTCTATTGTGGATATTGTTTTTCTTGGCTCAG CATTATGACAAGCGTGGTCAGTATGATGTTGCCCTTGGTAAAATTGACGAGGCTATTGCTCATACGCCGACAGTGATTGACCTATACTCCGTTAAG AGCCGAATAATGAAACATGCAGGAGATCTGACTGCCGCTGCCGCACTTGCTGATGAAGCTAGATGCATGGACCTAGCAGATCGCTATATAAACAGTGAATGTGTTAAGCGTATGCTGCAAGCAGATCAG GTGACCTTGGCTGAGAAAACTGCTGTTTTGTTCACAAAAGAGGGGGATCAGATCAACAATCTTCATGACATGCAGTGCATGTG GTATGACCTTGCATCTGGGGATAGCTACTACCGTCAGGGTGATCTTGGACGTGCTCTTAAGAAGTTTTTGGCTGTGGAGAAGCACTATTCCGACATTCATGAAGATCAATTTGATTTCCACTCGTACTGCTTAAGAAAGATGACTTTGCGTTCATATGTTGACATGCTTAAGTTCCAAGACCGATTGCACTCATTCCCATATTTCCACAAAGCAGCAGTCAAAGCTATCAG GTGCTACCTGAAGTTGCATGATTCTCCGAAATCAACTGCCGAAGAAGATGAAATGTCCAAGTTGGCTCCTgctcagaagaagaaaatcaaGAAGCAGAAAAAGGCAGAAGCCCGAGCAAAGAAA GAAGCTGAGGGTAAGAGTGAAGAATCAACTGCCAGTGTTGTCTCCAAGTCTGGCAAACGAAATGTGAAACCTGTAGATCCAGATCCTCATGGGGAAAAGTTAATTCAG GTGGAAGAGCCAATGGCAGAGGCTTCAAAGTACTTGAGACTTCTCCAGAAGCATTCATCTAATTCTTTGGAGACTCATCTACTTTCTTTTGAGGTTAATATGAGAAAACAGAAATTTCTGCTTGCATTCCAG gctGTCAAGCAATTGCTTAAACTGGACGCGGAGAACCCTGATTCACATCGTTCACTG ATTAAATTCTCTCTCAAGACAGGATCGACAAGTGCTCCAACGACTGAAGCTGAGAAACTTCGTTGGAGTGTCCTTGAGGCTGAGCGCCCATCAATCAG TCAATTGCAAAATAAATCACTAGTGGAGGCAAACAAAGAGTTTCTTGCTAGACACGAAG TTTCTTTGGTGCACAGAGCTGCGTACGCAGAAATGTTGTACCGTTTAGATCCAAGCAAGAAAACCGAGTCTATCAAAGTAATTGAAGACTCAACCAAAAAAGTGGTTCAACC GAACGGAGCTCTAGGACTAGCAAGAGAGTGGAAACTCAAAGACTGTATAGCAGTTCATAAGCTTCTAGACACAGTTCTTCTTGACTCGGAAGCTGCCTCCA GATGGAAAACACGGTGCGCAGAGTATTTTCCCTGTTCAACTTACTTTGAAGGCAAGCACAGCTCTATGATACCTGATTCAGTGTACAACTCGTCTCGCAAGAGCAATGAGAATGGCGACACACCAAGCCATCCAATGGGTCAGACTGAATTCAGCGATGGACAACTTGAAGCTATTAAGAGCCTCTCGGTCTCTACCtga
- the LOC103832489 gene encoding N-terminal acetyltransferase A complex auxiliary subunit NAA15 isoform X4: MRDLSGFVETRQQLLTLKPNHRMNWIGFAVSQHLNSNASKAVEILEAFEGTLEDDYPPENELCEHTEMILYKVSLLEESGAFDKALEELHKKESKIVDKLSYKEQEVSLLSKLGRLEEAKKLYRVLLSMNPDNYRYYEGLQKCLELYSENGQYSSDQIEKLNALYQSLSEQYTRSSAVKRIPLDFLQDESFKEAVGKYIKPLLTKGVPSLFSDLSSLYDHPRKPDILEQLLIEMENSIKTTRSYPGSDVKEPPSTLLWILFFLAQHYDKRGQYDVALGKIDEAIAHTPTVIDLYSVKSRIMKHAGDLTAAAALADEARCMDLADRYINSECVKRMLQADQVTLAEKTAVLFTKEGDQINNLHDMQCMWYDLASGDSYYRQGDLGRALKKFLAVEKHYSDIHEDQFDFHSYCLRKMTLRSYVDMLKFQDRLHSFPYFHKAAVKAIRCYLKLHDSPKSTAEEDEMSKLAPAQKKKIKKQKKAEARAKKEAEGKSEESTASVVSKSGKRNVKPVDPDPHGEKLIQVEEPMAEASKYLRLLQKHSSNSLETHLLSFEVNMRKQKFLLAFQAVKQLLKLDAENPDSHRSLIKFSLKTGSTSAPTTEAEKLRWSVLEAERPSISQLQNKSLVEANKEFLARHEVSLVHRAAYAEMLYRLDPSKKTESIKVIEDSTKKVVQPNGALGLAREWKLKDCIAVHKLLDTVLLDSEAASRWKTRCAEYFPCSTYFEGKHSSMIPDSVYNSSRKSNENGDTPSHPMGQTEFSDGQLEAIKSLSVST; the protein is encoded by the exons ATGCGGGACTTATCTGGTTTTGTTGAGACCAGGCAGCAGCTTTTGACTTTGAAGCCTAATCATCGAATGAACTGGATTGGCTTTGCAGTCTCCCAGCATTTAAACTCAAA TGCTTCTAAAGCTGTTGAAATTTTGGAAGCGTTTGAAGGCACCCTAGAGGATGATTATCCTCCTGAGAACGAGCTATGTGAACACACCGAAATGATCCTATACAAG GTTTCCTTACTTGAGGAGAGCGGTGCGTTTGACAAAGCTCTTGAGGAGTTGCACAAAAAAGAGTCGAAAATA GTTGATAAGTTGTCTTACAAAGAACAAGAGGTATCTCTCTTGTCGAAGCTTGGTCGTCTAGAAGAAGCCAAGAAACTCTACAGGGTGTTGCTTTCCATGAACCCCGACAATTATAG ATATTACGAAGGCCTCCAGAAATGTCTTGAATTGTATTCAGAAAATGGTCAATATTCGTCTGATCAAATTGAGAAGTTAAATGCATTGTACCAGTCTCTAAGTGAGCAGTACACTCGCTCATCCGCTGTTAAG AGGATACCATTGGATTTTCTGCAAGATGAAAGTTTTAAGGAGGCTGTAGGAAAGTACATCAAACCTCTGTTGACAAAG GGTGTTCCTTCATTATTTTCTGATCTCTCTTCTCTATATGATCACCCTCGCAAG CCTGATATATTGGAGCAACTACTTATTGAGATGGAAAATTCGATTAAAACTACTAGAAGTTACCCAGGAAG TGATGTGAAAGAACCCCCATCAACTCTATTGTGGATATTGTTTTTCTTGGCTCAG CATTATGACAAGCGTGGTCAGTATGATGTTGCCCTTGGTAAAATTGACGAGGCTATTGCTCATACGCCGACAGTGATTGACCTATACTCCGTTAAG AGCCGAATAATGAAACATGCAGGAGATCTGACTGCCGCTGCCGCACTTGCTGATGAAGCTAGATGCATGGACCTAGCAGATCGCTATATAAACAGTGAATGTGTTAAGCGTATGCTGCAAGCAGATCAG GTGACCTTGGCTGAGAAAACTGCTGTTTTGTTCACAAAAGAGGGGGATCAGATCAACAATCTTCATGACATGCAGTGCATGTG GTATGACCTTGCATCTGGGGATAGCTACTACCGTCAGGGTGATCTTGGACGTGCTCTTAAGAAGTTTTTGGCTGTGGAGAAGCACTATTCCGACATTCATGAAGATCAATTTGATTTCCACTCGTACTGCTTAAGAAAGATGACTTTGCGTTCATATGTTGACATGCTTAAGTTCCAAGACCGATTGCACTCATTCCCATATTTCCACAAAGCAGCAGTCAAAGCTATCAG GTGCTACCTGAAGTTGCATGATTCTCCGAAATCAACTGCCGAAGAAGATGAAATGTCCAAGTTGGCTCCTgctcagaagaagaaaatcaaGAAGCAGAAAAAGGCAGAAGCCCGAGCAAAGAAA GAAGCTGAGGGTAAGAGTGAAGAATCAACTGCCAGTGTTGTCTCCAAGTCTGGCAAACGAAATGTGAAACCTGTAGATCCAGATCCTCATGGGGAAAAGTTAATTCAG GTGGAAGAGCCAATGGCAGAGGCTTCAAAGTACTTGAGACTTCTCCAGAAGCATTCATCTAATTCTTTGGAGACTCATCTACTTTCTTTTGAGGTTAATATGAGAAAACAGAAATTTCTGCTTGCATTCCAG gctGTCAAGCAATTGCTTAAACTGGACGCGGAGAACCCTGATTCACATCGTTCACTG ATTAAATTCTCTCTCAAGACAGGATCGACAAGTGCTCCAACGACTGAAGCTGAGAAACTTCGTTGGAGTGTCCTTGAGGCTGAGCGCCCATCAATCAG TCAATTGCAAAATAAATCACTAGTGGAGGCAAACAAAGAGTTTCTTGCTAGACACGAAG TTTCTTTGGTGCACAGAGCTGCGTACGCAGAAATGTTGTACCGTTTAGATCCAAGCAAGAAAACCGAGTCTATCAAAGTAATTGAAGACTCAACCAAAAAAGTGGTTCAACC GAACGGAGCTCTAGGACTAGCAAGAGAGTGGAAACTCAAAGACTGTATAGCAGTTCATAAGCTTCTAGACACAGTTCTTCTTGACTCGGAAGCTGCCTCCA GATGGAAAACACGGTGCGCAGAGTATTTTCCCTGTTCAACTTACTTTGAAGGCAAGCACAGCTCTATGATACCTGATTCAGTGTACAACTCGTCTCGCAAGAGCAATGAGAATGGCGACACACCAAGCCATCCAATGGGTCAGACTGAATTCAGCGATGGACAACTTGAAGCTATTAAGAGCCTCTCGGTCTCTACCtga